In Aristaeella hokkaidonensis, the following are encoded in one genomic region:
- a CDS encoding prolipoprotein diacylglyceryl transferase family protein produces MDTFALVITGAAVLALALMLLQKKKTGIRAGTAFIFGALAFPLCVLIGRAAFFLCSIEWIKNSELSFWDFISSGYSYMLYGAVLGGFAAVFLTAKITGQSFGKIADAAAAPAALLIIAGRFAEYLIGAGYGTGVKTWFDPEGEWSMIAWEEPDAICRFPFAVKNYYGAWRFSINLWEGLAAIVFLIVLLRMKKRKTGGACSLLLLMYASCQILFESMRKDEVIIWGFVKANQLISAILVLGILVFCWLKQPKEQRNVKELCIRIAMLLIFAGIIMLLEFALDQKINFLLWMRVDLNYLVMAACCLGMLLTVLPQWRKAWPKEEA; encoded by the coding sequence ATGGATACCTTTGCTCTGGTTATTACAGGGGCGGCGGTGCTTGCATTGGCACTGATGCTTCTGCAAAAGAAGAAGACCGGAATTCGGGCCGGCACAGCTTTTATTTTCGGAGCGCTTGCGTTTCCGCTGTGCGTCCTGATTGGCCGGGCGGCTTTCTTCCTTTGTTCTATTGAATGGATCAAAAACAGCGAACTGTCCTTCTGGGATTTTATCAGCAGCGGATACAGCTATATGCTCTATGGCGCTGTGCTCGGCGGTTTCGCCGCAGTATTCCTTACCGCAAAGATCACCGGTCAGTCCTTTGGAAAGATTGCGGACGCGGCAGCGGCTCCGGCGGCACTGCTGATTATTGCCGGACGGTTTGCAGAATATCTGATTGGCGCGGGTTATGGTACAGGCGTAAAGACATGGTTCGATCCCGAGGGAGAGTGGAGCATGATCGCCTGGGAAGAACCGGACGCGATCTGCCGTTTCCCCTTTGCAGTCAAGAATTACTATGGCGCCTGGCGTTTTTCCATCAACCTGTGGGAAGGCCTGGCAGCCATTGTGTTCCTGATCGTGCTTCTGAGAATGAAAAAACGGAAGACCGGCGGAGCATGCTCCCTTCTGCTCCTGATGTATGCTTCCTGCCAGATTCTCTTTGAATCCATGCGGAAGGACGAAGTAATCATCTGGGGATTTGTGAAGGCCAATCAGCTGATCAGTGCGATCCTGGTGCTGGGCATTCTGGTCTTCTGCTGGCTGAAGCAGCCGAAGGAACAACGGAACGTGAAGGAACTGTGCATCCGTATTGCAATGCTGCTGATCTTTGCCGGAATTATTATGCTTCTGGAATTCGCGCTCGATCAGAAGATCAATTTCCTGCTCTGGATGCGTGTGGACCTGAACTATCTTGTGATGGCTGCCTGCTGCCTCGGAATGCTTCTGACCGTTCTGCCGCAATGGCGCAAGGCCTGGCCGAAAGAAGAAGCATAA
- a CDS encoding phosphodiester glycosidase family protein, with protein MRSEKRFLLVLAVVVLTFCMLGSAMAEIKPIPQDMLEHGTAPKAEGWIEPNKEYEDESIHAVLNQRKNYDSKSSDGGTTISWVVIEIKDPSQIRTALSFDSFDIKKGAQPEEIVPYLNAVVAFNDDYVKMNNFKGYVMRQGELLLNNLDDWEEGMKQDVLVVDDQGDLSVVQKATSADMDAFLAKLEADGKKAVNIFTFGPALVIDGVAQKIERNTSTHSLNLATARTAFCQLDTLKYAVFTVDSAKTGYGMNGQELADFIVKTFPECKVAYNLDGGGTSELWLGQKKVNKAIGMREIPGMIYFASAASGD; from the coding sequence ATGCGTTCAGAAAAGCGTTTTCTTCTTGTGCTGGCGGTCGTTGTACTGACCTTCTGTATGCTTGGTTCCGCCATGGCGGAAATCAAGCCGATTCCGCAGGATATGCTGGAACATGGCACAGCACCGAAAGCGGAGGGCTGGATCGAGCCGAACAAGGAATATGAGGACGAGTCTATTCATGCAGTACTGAATCAGAGAAAGAATTATGATTCCAAGTCCAGCGACGGCGGCACCACCATCAGCTGGGTTGTGATCGAGATCAAGGATCCTTCTCAGATCCGTACGGCACTGAGCTTTGACAGCTTCGATATCAAGAAGGGCGCACAGCCTGAGGAGATCGTTCCTTATCTCAACGCGGTGGTTGCTTTCAATGACGACTATGTCAAGATGAACAACTTCAAGGGCTATGTTATGCGCCAGGGGGAACTGCTCCTGAATAACCTGGACGACTGGGAAGAAGGCATGAAACAGGACGTACTGGTTGTTGATGACCAGGGCGATCTGTCTGTGGTTCAGAAAGCGACTTCCGCCGATATGGATGCTTTCCTGGCAAAACTGGAAGCAGACGGAAAAAAGGCTGTTAACATCTTCACCTTTGGACCTGCTCTGGTGATTGACGGCGTCGCCCAGAAAATTGAGAGGAATACGAGCACGCATTCCCTGAACCTGGCGACAGCAAGGACGGCATTCTGCCAGCTGGATACGCTGAAGTACGCGGTATTTACCGTGGATTCCGCCAAGACCGGATACGGCATGAATGGCCAGGAGCTGGCGGATTTCATCGTCAAAACGTTTCCGGAATGCAAGGTGGCCTATAACCTGGACGGAGGTGGAACTTCCGAACTCTGGCTGGGACAGAAAAAGGTCAATAAGGCGATCGGCATGCGGGAAATCCCGGGCATGATCTATTTCGCTTCTGCGGCATCGGGGGATTGA
- a CDS encoding leucine-rich repeat domain-containing protein: MKKRLCILSFCLLFLLLAAACSAYADDLPSNYSKALKYVKNNQPMEAVATNVGWNPQQLTDIRNALPEGAVFHFTCKWNGVTFSDESEALDLTKAKKDLNDNTFRLLLALCPNVKSVDNSTNKLPSNDTFIPLMEEHPEIHFEWIVHLRGEHYCPTNATAYSTLNHTDYGTRLKSSDLELLQYIPGLKALDVGHNSFTDLSFLRFFPDLELLIISNNDHVDDLTEVGKLSHLKYLEVHNTHVSDLSPLANCKEMLDLNVSSTWVTDLSPLDEVTSLDRFWANGLKKLPESEQTRFKELHPNCTADFTVKGSAISHKWREHDRFYRFRRCFRHKIWVPFDEPWPED; encoded by the coding sequence ATGAAAAAACGACTCTGCATCCTGTCTTTCTGTTTGCTCTTCCTGTTGCTGGCCGCTGCCTGTTCCGCTTATGCCGATGATCTGCCGTCCAACTACAGCAAGGCACTGAAATATGTCAAAAACAACCAGCCCATGGAGGCCGTTGCCACAAATGTCGGCTGGAACCCGCAGCAGCTCACGGATATCCGCAACGCGCTGCCGGAAGGCGCTGTGTTCCATTTTACCTGTAAATGGAACGGCGTCACCTTCTCGGATGAAAGTGAAGCACTGGATCTGACCAAAGCAAAGAAGGATCTGAATGATAATACTTTCCGTCTGCTGCTGGCCCTTTGCCCGAATGTGAAGTCCGTGGACAACTCCACCAACAAGCTGCCCTCCAATGACACTTTCATTCCCCTGATGGAAGAGCATCCTGAAATTCATTTTGAATGGATTGTTCATCTCCGCGGAGAACACTACTGTCCTACCAACGCTACCGCCTACAGCACGCTGAATCACACGGATTATGGCACCCGTCTGAAATCCTCAGATCTGGAACTGCTACAGTATATTCCCGGCCTGAAAGCCCTGGATGTGGGACATAACTCCTTCACAGACCTGAGCTTCCTCCGCTTCTTCCCGGACTTGGAGCTGCTGATCATCTCCAACAACGATCATGTTGATGACCTGACTGAAGTCGGGAAGCTTTCCCACCTGAAGTACCTGGAAGTGCATAACACCCACGTTTCTGATCTGTCTCCCCTGGCCAACTGTAAGGAAATGCTGGATCTGAACGTCTCCTCCACCTGGGTGACGGACCTGTCCCCTCTGGATGAAGTCACTTCCCTGGATCGGTTCTGGGCAAACGGGCTGAAGAAGCTTCCAGAATCAGAACAAACCCGTTTCAAGGAACTTCACCCCAACTGCACCGCTGATTTCACCGTCAAGGGTTCCGCCATTTCACACAAATGGCGTGAGCACGATCGCTTCTATCGCTTCCGTAGATGCTTCAGGCATAAAATATGGGTACCCTTTGACGAACCCTGGCCCGAAGACTGA
- a CDS encoding argininosuccinate synthase: protein MNKADIKKVVLAYSGGLDTSIIIPWLKENYNDPEIIAVSGDVGQGTELDGLEEKAIKTGASKLYVLDLTEEYVDDYIIPTMKAGAVYEDYLLGTSHARPCIAKGLVEIAKKEGADAICHGCTGKGNDQVRFELAVKHFAPDMPIIAPWREWSIQSRDEEIDYAEAHNIPLKINRETNYSKDKNLWHLSHEGMDLEDTGNEPLYEKPGFLEMGVSPIDAPDAPTYVTIDFEKGIPVALDGEKMSAKNIILKLNELGGANGIGIIDIVENRLVGMKCRGVYETPGGTILYKAHETLESICLDKLTMHEKQKLSITFAELVYNGLWFSPLREALSAFVDKTQEKVTGKVKLKLYKGNIIKAGVWSDYSLYSEDIATFGASDYDQKDSAGFITLFGLPTKVQALVDAANKK from the coding sequence ATGAATAAAGCTGACATCAAGAAAGTCGTCCTCGCCTACTCCGGCGGTCTCGATACATCCATCATCATCCCGTGGCTGAAGGAGAACTACAACGATCCTGAAATCATCGCCGTCTCCGGCGACGTCGGCCAGGGTACCGAACTGGACGGTCTGGAAGAAAAGGCCATCAAGACCGGTGCCAGCAAGCTGTACGTGCTGGACCTGACTGAAGAATATGTGGATGACTACATCATCCCCACCATGAAAGCCGGCGCTGTCTATGAAGACTACCTGCTGGGCACCAGCCACGCGCGGCCCTGCATCGCCAAGGGTCTGGTGGAAATCGCCAAGAAGGAAGGCGCTGACGCCATCTGCCATGGCTGCACAGGCAAGGGCAATGACCAGGTCCGGTTCGAGCTGGCTGTGAAGCACTTCGCACCCGACATGCCCATCATCGCCCCCTGGCGTGAGTGGAGCATCCAGTCCCGGGATGAGGAAATCGACTACGCCGAAGCGCACAACATCCCGCTGAAGATCAACCGGGAAACCAACTACTCCAAGGATAAGAACCTCTGGCACCTGAGCCATGAAGGCATGGATCTGGAAGACACCGGCAACGAGCCGCTGTACGAAAAGCCCGGCTTCCTGGAAATGGGTGTTTCTCCCATCGATGCCCCCGATGCTCCCACTTATGTGACCATCGATTTTGAAAAGGGCATTCCGGTTGCTCTGGATGGCGAGAAGATGTCCGCCAAGAACATCATCCTGAAGCTGAATGAGCTGGGCGGCGCCAACGGCATCGGCATCATCGACATCGTCGAGAACCGGCTGGTCGGCATGAAGTGCCGCGGCGTCTATGAGACTCCTGGCGGAACGATCCTCTACAAGGCTCATGAGACCCTCGAGTCCATCTGCCTGGACAAGCTCACCATGCACGAGAAGCAGAAGCTGTCCATCACCTTCGCCGAGCTGGTTTACAACGGCCTGTGGTTCTCTCCCCTGCGGGAAGCACTGTCCGCCTTCGTGGACAAGACCCAGGAGAAGGTTACCGGTAAAGTGAAGCTCAAGCTCTACAAGGGCAACATCATCAAGGCCGGTGTCTGGAGTGATTACTCCCTGTATTCTGAAGATATCGCCACCTTCGGTGCCAGCGATTATGACCAGAAGGATTCTGCTGGCTTCATCACCCTGTTCGGTCTTCCCACCAAGGTTCAGGCTCTGGTGGACGCCGCCAACAAAAAATAA
- the argC gene encoding N-acetyl-gamma-glutamyl-phosphate reductase translates to MIKVFIDGSAGTTGLRIRERLSARKDIELIILPEETRKDPTARADALNSAAVSFLCLPDAAAIEAASFVTSPDAVIIDTSTAHRVSEDWIYGMPELTGLREKLKTAKRIANPGCHATGFISLVAPLVSAGLLKKDVRLSSFSLTGYSGGGKKMIAEYEAENVDPLYHAPRQYGLTQMHKHLPEMAKLCGLDHAPVFSPIVAPYYAGMEVTVPLTPAETSATPDEIREVYKTYYQKGLIRFAETPDESSFLSAGAFAGRDDLQVSVYGNEERILLVSRFDNLGKGASGAAIQNMNIALGLDEAEGLVV, encoded by the coding sequence ATGATTAAGGTATTTATTGACGGAAGCGCCGGCACCACCGGCCTGCGGATCCGGGAACGGCTTTCCGCCCGGAAGGATATTGAACTGATTATCCTGCCGGAAGAGACCCGCAAGGATCCCACCGCCCGGGCGGATGCACTGAACAGTGCCGCAGTTTCCTTCCTCTGCCTGCCGGATGCAGCAGCAATAGAAGCCGCCTCCTTCGTGACCAGTCCGGATGCTGTCATCATCGACACCTCCACCGCCCACAGGGTATCGGAGGACTGGATTTACGGCATGCCGGAACTGACCGGCCTGCGGGAGAAGCTGAAAACAGCAAAACGTATCGCCAACCCCGGCTGCCATGCCACCGGGTTCATCTCCCTGGTTGCTCCGCTGGTCTCCGCCGGTCTTCTGAAAAAGGATGTCCGTCTTTCCAGCTTCTCCCTTACCGGATATTCCGGCGGCGGAAAGAAAATGATCGCGGAGTATGAAGCGGAAAACGTGGATCCCCTGTATCATGCACCCAGGCAGTACGGCCTCACCCAGATGCACAAGCATCTTCCGGAAATGGCCAAGCTCTGCGGTCTGGATCACGCTCCGGTATTCAGCCCCATTGTGGCGCCGTACTACGCCGGCATGGAAGTCACAGTACCCCTGACGCCCGCGGAAACCTCCGCTACACCTGATGAAATCCGTGAAGTTTATAAGACATATTATCAGAAGGGCCTGATCCGCTTTGCGGAAACACCGGATGAAAGCAGCTTCCTGTCCGCCGGTGCCTTTGCCGGCCGGGACGACCTGCAGGTCTCTGTTTACGGCAATGAAGAACGTATCCTTCTGGTTTCCCGCTTTGACAACCTGGGCAAAGGGGCCTCAGGTGCGGCTATCCAGAACATGAACATCGCCCTTGGCCTTGATGAAGCCGAAGGATTGGTGGTTTAA
- a CDS encoding GNAT family N-acetyltransferase produces the protein MDQQLINEIDIMPMKPEDYDDVRALWMTIRGFGIRALDDSREDIERFIQRNPTTSVVAKAGNRIVGTILCGSDGRQGALYHVCVAKEYRRRGIGTHMVGFCMHQLKAMGINKVALIAFTANDAGNAFWKQIGWNKRSDVNYYDFVLNDKNITRFIGEDNEDS, from the coding sequence ATGGATCAGCAGTTAATCAACGAAATCGACATCATGCCGATGAAGCCGGAGGACTACGACGATGTCCGGGCTCTCTGGATGACCATCCGGGGGTTCGGCATCCGGGCGCTGGATGACTCCCGGGAAGACATTGAGCGTTTCATTCAGCGGAATCCCACCACAAGCGTTGTCGCGAAGGCCGGGAACCGGATCGTCGGCACAATCCTGTGCGGTTCTGACGGCCGCCAGGGCGCACTGTATCATGTATGCGTCGCAAAGGAATACCGGCGCCGGGGCATCGGCACCCACATGGTCGGCTTCTGTATGCATCAGCTGAAGGCCATGGGCATCAACAAAGTGGCATTGATTGCCTTCACAGCCAACGACGCCGGAAACGCCTTCTGGAAACAGATCGGCTGGAACAAACGTTCCGACGTTAACTACTACGATTTCGTACTGAACGATAAAAACATTACGCGTTTTATAGGAGAAGACAATGAAGATTCGTAA